CAAATAAGTCACAAATTGAAATTGCAAAAAAATTAGGAATTTCATATCAGGCTTATCAAAAATTGGAAAATCCGAGAAAATGTAATCCAACTTTGAAAACTCTTGAAAAAATAGCTAAAACTATGAAAAAGAAGATCGAATTTGCGATTAAATAATAATTAAAATATAAAAAAATAAATAATTTCATCATGAATATAAAGGAATAATATGAATAAGAATTTTAAAACAATCCAACTCAAAAAAAAAGACAAAATCGCATACATAACTTTGAACCGTCCTGAAATCCATAATGCTTTCAACGATACAATGATTTCCGAACTAACGGAAGTTTTTGAAGATTTAAAGGATAATGATGATGTTCGAGTAATTATCCTGACAGGAAATGGAAAATCATTTTGTGCCGGAGCAGATCTGAAATGGATGAAGAAAATGAAGGATTTTTCTTATGAGGAAAATCTGGAGGATTCGCTTGCTCTTTCCAAAATGTTCTTCAAAATGTATTCTATTAAAAAACCGACGATCTGTCTCGTGAATGGAGCAGCGATCGGCGGTGGAACCGGATTGGTGGCTGTTTGTGATATTGCAATCGCTGCTGAAAAAGCAAAATTCAGTTTCAGTGAAGTTAAACTGGGGCTTGTTCCGGCATGTATTTCTCCTTATGTTGTGAAAAAATGCGGGGAAGGTCGTTGCCGGGAATTCTTCCTGACCGGAGAAAGATTATCAGCAGATAAAGCCTGCAAATCAGGACTCATAAACTTTGTAGTTCCCCTCGAAGAAATGGATGTATTTACAGGAAAAATCACCAAACAACTTATCACCAGCGGACCGGAAGCGATTGGAATGTGCAAAGACTTGTTGAGTAAAGTTCCTGAAATGGATTTAATAGAAGCTGGAGATTTTACCGCAGATGTTATCTCCAAAATGCGAATTTCAGACGAAGGTCAGGAAGGAATGAATGCCTTTTTTGAAAAAAGGAAACCAGATTGGATAGAATAAAAAGGAAACCGCGAAATACACGAAACACGCGAAAATAAATAAAACAAGAATTTGCGTTTATTAGCGTTCATTCGCAGTTAGGGAAAATATATGTTCAAAAAAGTATTAATAGCAAATCGTGGTGAAATCGCGATCAGAGTTGCAAAAGCGTGTAAAGAAATGGGGATTTCAACCGTTGGAGTTTACTCCGAAATCGATAAGAAATCGCTTCATCTTCGTTTTATGGATGAGACGGTTTGGATTGGTGATTCTCCTGCAATTTCCAGTTATTTGAATATTGAAGCGATTTTGGATGCAGCTCGCAAAACAAATTCGGAAGCGATCCATCCCGGATATGGTTTTTTAGCAGAAAATGAAATTTTTGCTAAAGCCTGCGAAGATGCTGGAATTATTTTTATCGGACCGAGTTCTAAAACTCTAAATCTCGTGGCTGATAAAGTTGCGTCGCGAAATACTGTAAAAAAAGTTGGTGTTCCCATCATTCCAGGTATGGAAATGACGAGCACGGATTTGGACAAATTCAAAGCTGCAGCGAAAGAAGTCGGTTACCCGGTGATGATCAAAGCATCGATGGGCGGCGGTGGGAAAGGAATGCGAGTTGTCTATCATGAAAAAGACATCGAAAAAAGTATTGCTATCAGTCAACGGGAAGCCTTGAGTTCGTTTGGTGACGATTCCATTTACCTGGAAAAATATATCGTACAACCGCGTCATATCGAGTTTCAGGTTTTACGGGATAATTTCGGGAATTGTGTTCATCTTTTCGAACGGGAATGTTCAATTCAGAGAAGGCATCAGAAAATAATCGAGGAAACTCCTTCTCCTGCTTTGACAGATGAGAAACGGCAGCAAATGGGAGAAGCAGCAAAAAAAGTGATCGATGCATCCGGATATACAACCGCTGGCACTGTCGAATTTCTTTTTGATAAGAATAAGAATTTCTATTTTCTGGAAGTCAACGCTCGAATTCAGGTCGAACATCCGATCACTGAAATGGTAACAGGAGTCGATCTGGTCAGACAGCAGATTTTGATCGCAGCAGGAGAGAAACTCCAACTTTCACAGGAACAGATCAAACAGAACGGACACGCGATCGAGACTCGAATTTACGCGGAAGATCCGGATAATAATTTTGTGCCGTCTCCAGGAAAGATCCATTTTTTATCCGAACCGCAAGGTCCGGGAATTCGCGTCGATTCAGGTATTTTTACAGGCTGGAATGTTCCCCCACATTATGATCCTATTCTTTCCAAATTAATTGTCTGGTCGGAAAACCGCGAGATAACGATCAAAAGAATTGTGGAAACTCTAAAGGATTATATCATTCTCGGTATTAAAACCAACATTGCTTATTTGAGCAGGATCATAAAAAATGAAAAATTTATCGCAGGAAATTTCGATACACATTTTATTGATAACAATGAAAAAATCCTGCTTCCGATGCACGAAAATCTTGATCTTGCCTTGATTGCAGGTTCCCTAACAAGCAAACTTGCAGTTAAGAAGAAGAAAGAAGTTCAAGTTACACAATTTTCTACAAAAACTACTCCCTGGCAGGAATTGGGTCATTGGGAAATCTGTTCATCGAGTTAGATGAAATTCATTGAAATGATTCATTGAGATAGACTGAATGAATTGAGGAAA
This Candidatus Cloacimonadota bacterium DNA region includes the following protein-coding sequences:
- a CDS encoding XRE family transcriptional regulator, with the translated sequence NKSQIEIAKKLGISYQAYQKLENPRKCNPTLKTLEKIAKTMKKKIEFAIK
- a CDS encoding enoyl-CoA hydratase/isomerase family protein; translation: MNKNFKTIQLKKKDKIAYITLNRPEIHNAFNDTMISELTEVFEDLKDNDDVRVIILTGNGKSFCAGADLKWMKKMKDFSYEENLEDSLALSKMFFKMYSIKKPTICLVNGAAIGGGTGLVAVCDIAIAAEKAKFSFSEVKLGLVPACISPYVVKKCGEGRCREFFLTGERLSADKACKSGLINFVVPLEEMDVFTGKITKQLITSGPEAIGMCKDLLSKVPEMDLIEAGDFTADVISKMRISDEGQEGMNAFFEKRKPDWIE
- the accC gene encoding acetyl-CoA carboxylase biotin carboxylase subunit; protein product: MFKKVLIANRGEIAIRVAKACKEMGISTVGVYSEIDKKSLHLRFMDETVWIGDSPAISSYLNIEAILDAARKTNSEAIHPGYGFLAENEIFAKACEDAGIIFIGPSSKTLNLVADKVASRNTVKKVGVPIIPGMEMTSTDLDKFKAAAKEVGYPVMIKASMGGGGKGMRVVYHEKDIEKSIAISQREALSSFGDDSIYLEKYIVQPRHIEFQVLRDNFGNCVHLFERECSIQRRHQKIIEETPSPALTDEKRQQMGEAAKKVIDASGYTTAGTVEFLFDKNKNFYFLEVNARIQVEHPITEMVTGVDLVRQQILIAAGEKLQLSQEQIKQNGHAIETRIYAEDPDNNFVPSPGKIHFLSEPQGPGIRVDSGIFTGWNVPPHYDPILSKLIVWSENREITIKRIVETLKDYIILGIKTNIAYLSRIIKNEKFIAGNFDTHFIDNNEKILLPMHENLDLALIAGSLTSKLAVKKKKEVQVTQFSTKTTPWQELGHWEICSSS